AGGGAGCAGGAAAATGGACAAAGAGATTTGAGATTTGACACACTTGAACTAGGAAGAAACTTTTGCTCCTACTCAAGCCTCCTACTCTCATTGCAATAACAATCACTCATACTGAAAGCATTCAAGCCAGGCTCACCATGAAGTATCCAGGCAGGAGTTTCTGGAGGAACTCAGCCTCTTTGTGTTGAACGGTCTTGATGATGAACTCGTCATCACTAGAGACATAGAAGATTGACCCACTGGCTCCGGGGTTAGACAGCTCGATCAGTGGCTCGTTACACAGAGAATACttcaagaggaagaggagtcacCATTAGTATCCATTCAAAACACATCCAGAACTCTAATTTAACTATATGAGTGACTCTTAAACCCCCAGGTGGCTGTCAAGAGGTTGACAGAGGATTCACAGGAGAGGTGCtaaaaaagatgtaaaataaaggCCTGTTTGGGAATGAGTGCATATAATAGTTGCATAATGATGGTGCCTCTTGGCCACTGATTTCTGAATGCACAGTAACTTTATTAGAGTAGTTTGACTAAATATATCAGCTGCCATTTCAATTTGGAGTGACAAAGCCAAAGTACTTTTCATAAacttggatgtgtgtgtttggtgtaaGTACTGACCAGATAGTCATCTGGCCGAATGCCAAACAGTTCTCTGAAGTAACGAAAGGCAATAGGAGCGTAGGTCTTAAAGCGAAAGTCATTGTAGTGATGAGCGGGTGTCAGGTTACTGCCTTCACTGAAAAatatgagagacagagaaaaaagacaggGGGGCCATCACCTTAAATGAAACAACAATATTTGAAGAAAAATCACTGTTTATTCAGGGACTTCTGCTACCAACCTGGGGAAAAAGATGCTTTCGACCACCACAAAGTCCTGCATGAGAacatctctctctgccttttgACTTAAACTGCCAACTGTGTGAGCAATACCCAGTTGGATTGCGCCTTTCAGGGCAGATGACGTGGTCTAGAAAGGttggagaggaacagagagagtaAGCACTGCACCATTTTGCACCCGCGATTTTTGGATGTCTAGTTCTAGGAATTTCCAAACTAATTTTAGAACGTACACACCAAACTTATGGGCATGCACACTGGTTCCTTTCCCCTTTTCACCTCTGTTGCTGTGCTGAGGTTGTCAACAAACCGGTGTCACTGACCCCCATCTTGTTCTCACCTTTTTATAGGTGGTCTCTCCTGTGGTGGTCTCGACGCCCCGGTGTCCAATGGTCTTCTTCATACTCTGAGTTGTGCTAGAAGAGCCAGGCATCTGAGGAGGGGGAAACatttatacatgtatgtatgtatgtttgtgtgtgtgtgtgtgtgtgtgcgagtgtgtgtgtgtatgttgggCTCAACATTGTAATGACTGTCAGCCCAACCCTAGTTACAGTAACAACATTGGGGAATTATTCATTGTTGACTCATGTTGCTACTGACAGTATACAAGTTCCACAAGAAAAAAACTGCTaagcacatgtttttttcagttatgTATTCACCTGTTATCACTACGGTAGTAAAGGTGCCTCTTATTTGCAGGaaacattttatgttttcagtgcCTGACATCTCAGACTGATGACAGCATGAACGCTTGCGCTCACATTTACTTGGGGCTATACATATAGCAGAAGTGTTTTGTCAATTCAGTTAGGCAGTTTTTTATGTTCTTACCTCTGATGGGGACATTTTTCGGATGCTGCTTGTCcctaaaacagaaaaacaagttaATGACTGTTGAGAACCtacaagtaaaaatataaaagactaTGAAATCGATAGTTCCCGTGTTCAGACTCCACTTCACAAGACCCATATCAGCCTGTGGAGGCTGAGCAAACATGATGCTTGAAATCATGTTAAATGCTTTGACTTCGCAGCTTTTAACATGGAAGAATTTGTTAATGACTCTTTGAGAAACGTTCTGCTGGTTAATTAGTCTGGCTATTTCCAGCACTGGCTGATGACTATAAAGTCAGCGATGAGCCCAGATCTAAATGTGTCCACAGTTACTAACTGCTGCCGCTGATACCTCCAGCTCTCAGTGAACTGGAACTACTTGTCCCATGAGCTGGCTGCTCCAGATTCATCTGATCCCAAAGGATGTGAGTCGACAATCACATCCTTTCCCggttatttttttatgatgatTTCTAGTTTATTTAATGTCACAGCCTACTTTGTGTGTCATAGTCACTTCGCTTTTATCAACCTATTAAATCTAAAATGCTAACATTCAGGTAGACACAGGAGACTGACCGATGTGTCAATTAGCCAATTATGAGCCGTTTACAGAGATATTATGCTTATGTTTGCACATATATGACAAGatgaaaacattcattttaaagacAATAAAGATAAGTACATTtatgtttccatttaacagCTTTTTTTATCCAACTGCAAgatatttgattgtatttgtttttcttcttatttatagttatttatgataaaaatgtatgttaaaTATGTACAATATCAAGCTtcaattatatttctttgtcattaagGTTTGATAACAGAATCTTAAGAATTATTGCCATATATCAGCCAATATTTATATGTATTGGAAATTATTTAAATCTCTGATATCAGAGTTGAAAGTTTGTGCTGTCACCATGTGTGGAAAATTTACTGGCTTGAAAACCTAAGATaagttaaagtgaaaaacatctCCCAGATACATGGTCTTTGCACCTGAAGGagcacaacaaaaacagctgagATAAAAGAAATAGTCAAGACTACTTCCTCGCCCACTGTGCAAGCACCTCCAGCTTGTAACCAATGGCAACATCCACTTGAATGCTGCAGTGCCACAGgtcaacacacatacaaaaagatGCTGTTAGGAAGATTATACACCTGTAGTACCAATACTGTGTGTGAAATCTTCGTCCAGCAGGTCCAATTCACTCGATGAGCAATAAGTGGACACCTCAACCGAAGAAAGGTGGGAGTGTTAATATCACTGAATACGATGCATCTGTTCTGAGTAAGCAGGGACACACTGCAACCCTGCGGGAAACAGGGAGCAGCATTCTGCCCACATTCCCTCCCATTACGTAAAAAATGACACACTATAGCATCACAACTCATGCAGTTTCtgcagtttcacacacacaaagaaacactcaCGCAGACCCATGCGAGTACCTCGCTGTAATGCTCTTCTCCAGAACTGCGTCCTAATATCTGTGGAGCAGGACAGAGTCAGCCTAAATGGCTTAACCTAGTAAAGAAGCAACACTGGACACATCATGACTGTATATAAGTGGGAGAAAACATACTATACCTAGTGCTGAAATGAGAAGTCAATAATGCAATTATGAAAAAACTATTATGAACTATTATATCAAACTATTATATCAATACATTATGACTTTGGGTTTAGGATACATAGTAATTTGAAGACAACGTTTGGACTTTACAAAATAATTGGCAGGATAATCATTAGTTAAAATAATCTCCCATTGTGGTTGTATATTCATTACATTGCAATTTCAAAGCTGAACCAGACACTTACACATGGTGCAGCAGATTTGAGGTAGGAATTAGATTAACCTAATTACTTAACAATCACTTTAGCTTGTCGGTGGCAGACCCAAAGACAGGACACAAACCATCTGTTCGTCCATGTATACAAAATAACTCCCTGCCAGTCTTGTTCACATGTCCCCTGCAGCCTGTTAAAAAAATATGGGACATGCACATTCTCTTGAAATCATTGATGAAGACTTTCATAAATATACTGGTTCTCAGTCTGATTAGGAAACAAGGCCAATCAGTTACGAATAAAGGAAACCATGTTATGTTACTGTCACAAGTGTGAGTGTTTTGACAGAAAGCTGTATCTTGTATTTGTACAGTGTCAGGCTCTCAGCCAGGTGGGAGCCACGGGGGAGCTCTGAAGCCACTATTTTTATTCACTGATTCAGATTGGGTGGCTACCAGGGGGTGAAGAGAGACTCCTATATACACAGAGAAGCAAACAACTGACGCACAACTAAATGGATGACAAGGATGAAACTCTATCGTCAAGGTCCTGcccttagaaaataaaatacccCTGTAACCACATGAGCATCACAACGTCTGTAACTGTGTGGGCACTGAAAAACAGAGATGAGTGCAGCTCATGAGCAATTCACCATGAATGGAAGTGACATTCGAGATCCCAGACAAACCCTTCATCATCTCAACATGGACAACAGGACCACAGAAGCCTGTCCCTTAACTAGAGAAGCATGATCAGCCTGTGTCATCGCTTAAAAAAAATGTAGGAGGCCAACAGGATCGATGTGTGTTTTGGAAACTACATCACATCCACTGTGAAACTGGAGAGTTAAATACCAAATGGAAATATGTAGTTagcttttgatttttttacCACAAACCAAGACAGACAGGCGGAGGAAGAGCAGGGGTGTCGCGGCCGAGGAAGACGAGGGAATAATGGGGTGGACACCGTTAACTTCTCCCAGACGACCATTCAAAACAGCAACAGAACACGTCCCGTTCATTTACTCAACAATAGATTCACGTGAATGTAGTAATATGAATGCAACATCATGCTTTAGTCTCCTGCTAACTCACCATCACAGAATAAAACTCCGTTATCCAAATAACCGGCTTGACAACAAAACACCGCTTGATCAACGCGGTCCGGGGAAATATTCCGTTGCATGTTATTGGCAATGATAAAGACATGTTACTTAGTAAAGCGTTGTGTGGTTAACAACAATGAAGGTGGATTCACCAGGCAGCTAAACAAGCTAGACCCCTGCTCTGTTCATTTGTTAGGTTGAAAGCCTCGATGCTAGCTAGCTGGCTAACGGGCTAACCAGGGACGCGACGCAGCCAACGTCACCGCATCacaccatttttttgttttaatcgcCACAAAATGTTTAACCGATGTGTTGGGATGTAGGTGTGAGGACCGCAGAGGAAGGAGATGGAGTCGGTGGGTACCTGTCGGGGCTGTGTCCGCTGGGTCCGCCGTCTCAGCAGTCGCCATTATGGCAGTAAGAGTAAGCTGAAATCGTGGCAGCGGTAGCTCGGAGAGGCACTTCCggtgtcaacagaaaattttaCTGATGTGAATGCATGATAATTATAACAATATCGCCTGATTAGATTTGTATCTACAGGCAATATCGTCTACTCCTATTGACAGTAATTCTTTCCCAGTAACAAAACAAGTAGCTTCATTAAACAGTGGGCCCTGAAATTAGTACTACAGATGAATACAGATGGTgtgcttaaaggtccagtgtgtacgatttaggtgaaaggaaactattggcagatatttaatgtagaataatcctcatgatgttttcactagttcatttcatctaaattgtatgaattgtagttttcttaagcccagaaaaggtcctttatattgaaatactttatatttacatcgagggggccctctctatggaggccgccatgttttttacattagtccagactgcacaaactgaacaccttttgagtttttatgacaattaaaggctaccacaggttctctgtcatgtgtAGAAGGGGAGGGttagatgaggggtattcagctgcaacatgcaatttcaacactagatatcactaaattctacacactgtacctttaagtaaattaataattaatattgtaGGTTTTTTAAGGTATAAACAGGTGATTTGTAGGTGGATGATGAGAGATGCCATTCCGTTTTAACCAAAAATTCATCCCTTTGATAGGTGGTCAATTCTGACTGCTCCCCCCCCATATAATGCTTTGATGATGAATAACCATAAAGTGTTTGATCTCGTGGAAATTTCACATCATATCCAACAAACCTTCATGGTAATTTGCCCATTAAATATTCGGAGCTCTGTAAACTGTAGAAATATATGTatcaaaaaacaaactttcCGTGACACTGTTTTTACTCATTTGTTACTCAAAATTACACCTGCTTGAGAAGAAAATGTTGGcccacaaatatatattttaaaaatgttttattaggACTGTTGTAGATAGGATACTAACCACGACAACAAAAAGGAGAGAACTGATCTTGCAGCTCCAAAGAATCAAGAAAATGCAATGttgtaaaaagaaacaaatataaacagtgGTAAAGGGAACACATGTGTAACAACATCCATTTTATGAGCTATGCATTTATTAATAAATCTGTTTATACACAAACAATGAGATGTGATCACAGACAAAAGCAGATGAAGCTATAATTTGGTCCACATTGTGTGTATTCTTTCAATCTCACAGAAGTGACTAAGTATAATTTGTTCTGCAACAGTTTTCCTGTTTAGGGACTGAATGATACCTCTGCTTTGAGCTTTACCTTTCCCCTAATGGCCAGGTGCCAGTATGCGCAGCAGCAAAGGGTCAAAAGAATTTAGGAGATTGGGcaccttttcttcttcttctgacgTAAGACCTTGGTTGCTTTGGTGATGGCGTCCATGAGAATTTTGGATATACAGTCGGGAGTCTCTTGTGAAGATTTGCGGCAGCAGCGGCGGGCAGCTGGAGAAGAGGCCTTGCCCAATAAACACAAGGATGCTGACACTTCCTCAAGCTAATTTCATGAAGAGAATAAGTCCAAGAAATATTAGAAATCACATCAGAGGATTTGGATTTTGAGTTTTTAGCTACTAAAATTCAGTTTGAAAtattgcatttaaaatgtttccagcaCACTCGCTACTTTCTTGTATCTCACCTTTTGCAAAGAACAAATGGTCTTCTCTTGTTCAGACAGGGGGCAGCATTGCTCAACAAAGCTTTTGAGAGGAAAACCAACAGGGAacctgaaaaaaaatcaataacgTTTCCGACTTTTCTTTGGTCACGGATTGTGCAGATGGGTCTCGATCCACAACAACATTAATAACAAAGAACACATTAAAGGAAAGGAGGTGtcagcacatttcaaaacagtAGAGATTTCAACACATCAAGCAGCTTGTGATCCACTTGTTTTCAAATAGAAGAAATGAAACTGTAAGCAAGAAAAGAATGAAggagacaagaagaaaacacCATCTTACTTCTTCTTGATGATCTTCTCAGTGTCGCAGATTCTGTTGAGTGAGAGCTCCTCAGAAGTCATATTATAATGAGGGTCAGGAGAAATGTTTTGGAAGCAGTTCAGTCGATCATTTGCGTCTTCACCTGAACAACAATGGAAATCCACCTTTCCACCTTTCTTAACCGAGCAAAACTTGTTAAGCTCCTCACTCCACTGaaatacaaaagcaaaacaaaagtaCATGAGACGGTACCAAACTGTATCTGTAAGAATAATATCTGTTTGTAAGTTTCATGCTTTACCTTCTGTTCAGCACAGTTGAGGAAGTCCTGCTTCTTTTTGCAGCAATGTTTGAATCCCTTCTCCATTCGATTGATGGTCTTTGCCTGACGAGACAGCAACTCGTAGCCTGTACCTGGCAGGCACTTTACACTGTAGCGGGGACGAAGGGCCTGGTCGCGACACAGTGACTCAATAGAATCTGCAGTGGGTCGTCCAGGAGGAAAGTTGATGTCCACTTTCTGTGATGTAGATGGTGtcatcttcttctttcctctgacACTGTGTGGAGTAATCATTGTCCTGTAAAGTAAGAGGCTTTTTGATAAATTAGAAAACACTGGTGACCCTCAAATCCCATCACTAACAATGTGTTAAGGTGTGTTCagtagactgaatataaagatggatgccatgacagctccccaagcCAAAGCATCTGGATCTCCACCTGGTGACTGGAAGCAGGATAGTTCATAAATCCAGCCTCGTCCATGTTAGAAGGTAGGACATGGACcaattttttatataaatatatatatagtatatgtcatatacatttctctcaaagatgttttttgtccTTTTAGACAGTTTGTCAtatcacactggtgtttgttcaagtgttcatttttctggtaagtttggttttaataagtaATTTACAGACAAGACATTGGTAACAGATCATTTTTACTGTCTATCTAAACTGTACATGGAGACAATAAGCAGTGTGATACAGTGTGGCTGCTCTAAGCTGATAACATGGGCacggaaatgaaaaacaagacatgCCACAGGCCAAACGCCATCCAGTGTGGCCTGAGCGTTTGTGATGCTACTGGAATAAGACTGTCAACACCTGTGCAGGTTCTATTCATTTCCCTACATACCTCGGGCAAGTTTTGGGGTCAAAAGTGAAGTTGGCAGTAGAGGGCAGCAGTTGCACTGGGATCTCCTCTGTTGGTTCGTAGTTTGGGTTTGGAGAGTCATTGTTGAAGCAATTGAACAactctctgcctctttgtctGCAGCATTGATACAAACGATCCTTCACCGATGAGTCTTCCTTACAGAAGGATTTGACTGAAAGCTCCCACTGCAGGGCAGAATACAGACATTCAGGGTGTGTGTAATAATCCTTCAATgcttatataaagtctatgtgCTCGAGGCTGCGTGCTGAGTGAGTGATTGAATTGAccgaaaatttaaaaaagaaaaaggaaggaaTTAAGATCAAGGTAATACTTCATTCACTGAAACATTTGGGACAGGTTTGTTACTCTCCCTCAGACAGCTTCACTTGTACTCATGCCAGAGCATATCTGTTATGTCTGTCTGGGCCTTATATAATGGGCTTATTGACTGGAAGTGCCCAAGGCCTTCAACTTTGTTTTAAGTACCAACATCTCTGCAATGTGAAGAATGTTTCatgccttttttttatttttttatctgggGCAATAGGAaaacatgaagagaaaagaCACTGGGTTTGGTTTGCAGGACTAAAGTCGATCCCAATGGGCCTCAGGTTCAGAAACTCAGTTAATGGGAATATAAAGTGAGGCAATAATATGATGCCAATAAAAGTCTTGTCCTACATGTGGAATTaagttaataaaatgtattatatcttggtttttaatataatatcatattgGTGTTGAATCAAATGTTATATGAAAGTGGAATAAGCCAAGAGAAGCAGAATTAGAGCAAGATGATACAGGACATACTGTTTATATTTAGATTATTAAAATGATGATCAGATGTAAGAGCTTTGGTGA
This region of Paralichthys olivaceus isolate ysfri-2021 chromosome 13, ASM2471397v2, whole genome shotgun sequence genomic DNA includes:
- the ecm1b gene encoding extracellular matrix protein 1 isoform X2, with translation MGSSWPLVCPTVLLWVLLSSASTGFVEQREVTFDLDQKGMEEALLQKEVDWAEFFDPKDQPNVQPRSFGGLPILNYPVQFPLSRPTLENLQAICLHGNHRPRYPVSYFPASGYGQQRRRAKAVNKAESWFSTCCAGNQTWAREVTLCCATQAWELSVKSFCKEDSSVKDRLYQCCRQRGRELFNCFNNDSPNPNYEPTEEIPVQLLPSTANFTFDPKTCPRTMITPHSVRGKKKMTPSTSQKVDINFPPGRPTADSIESLCRDQALRPRYSVKCLPGTGYELLSRQAKTINRMEKGFKHCCKKKQDFLNCAEQKWSEELNKFCSVKKGGKVDFHCCSGEDANDRLNCFQNISPDPHYNMTSEELSLNRICDTEKIIKKKFPVGFPLKSFVEQCCPLSEQEKTICSLQKLEEVSASLCLLGKASSPAARRCCRKSSQETPDCISKILMDAITKATKVLRQKKKKRCPIS
- the ecm1b gene encoding extracellular matrix protein 1 isoform X1, with amino-acid sequence MGSSWPLVCPTVLLWVLLSSASTGFVEQREVTFDLDQKGMEEALLQKEVDWAEFFDPKGGSRPGPRGHQPNVQPRSFGGLPILNYPVQFPLSRPTLENLQAICLHGNHRPRYPVSYFPASGYGQQRRRAKAVNKAESWFSTCCAGNQTWAREVTLCCATQAWELSVKSFCKEDSSVKDRLYQCCRQRGRELFNCFNNDSPNPNYEPTEEIPVQLLPSTANFTFDPKTCPRTMITPHSVRGKKKMTPSTSQKVDINFPPGRPTADSIESLCRDQALRPRYSVKCLPGTGYELLSRQAKTINRMEKGFKHCCKKKQDFLNCAEQKWSEELNKFCSVKKGGKVDFHCCSGEDANDRLNCFQNISPDPHYNMTSEELSLNRICDTEKIIKKKFPVGFPLKSFVEQCCPLSEQEKTICSLQKLEEVSASLCLLGKASSPAARRCCRKSSQETPDCISKILMDAITKATKVLRQKKKKRCPIS